The window TTTGTGATAATCTGACGAAACCGTCCAGGGTCACCAATGAGCACATTAGGAACCTTATCAGAGATGTAAACTGCCAACTGCTCTCCAGATAAAAGGTTAATTAGATCACAATAGGAAAAAGAAGACCTTAATAAATGGAAAATATAAGTTGTGGAGTACCTCAACTCCTTTTTCTTGAGATTTCCCCGAAAAGAGCGAGAGGACCTCATCCAGAGTAGCCCTCACGTCAAAACAAACTGCCTCAAGCTCAAGCTTACCAGATTCAATCTTTGCTTGGTCCAAAACCTCATTTATGAGTGAAACTAAAGCTTTACCACTGGCCTGAGCAGTGCTAACATAATCTTGTTGTGTCACGTCTAGATTGGTGTCCATAAGCATATGAAGCATGCCTGTGAAACAAGTGTATACATGTTTATTGTAATCACTCCGATATCCTAACTATACTaggggatcgtttggtagagtgtataagaataatgcaaaatatggtgtattagtaatgcttgtgttagttatgcttgtatttttcttatgcagtgtttgattcGATGTATTAAAAGAAACATGAataacataatttctaaaaaaatttttttttttacataataccctcaatagatatgttggaaaggatgcagcaatttttttgaggggtaatagggtctttaagcatgttaatgcatgcattagatccattgcattactaatgccatggattttgaggtattagtaatatacaccttaatacacaatagagtgtataacttgcattagttatacataaggtaaaaaggtataccaaacaaggtactactaatacacattaaactaatgcatgcattaacatttcaatacactctaccaaacgacccctaagagtAATAAAGCAGCAAAATGAAAATTCTGAGACTCACCAAGAACGCCGTTCATGGGAGTCCTGATCTCATGGGAAACAGTGGCAAGAAACTACAAGATAGACGTTAGTTTAGAACCTATCCCATAAGAAGTGTTGGATAGAAGCATTTAGCAAATTAAGCTGACTATACCTGTGACTTTGCAACATCAGCATCCTCAGCACGCTTTTTCAGCATCATCATCTCATCATAATCACGCTCAACTTTGGCAATTCTGTTTATTGTTGCATGAAATATTTGCCCTATAAGCAATGCAATTATGAGGATTCCTGTCGaagttgtgatagctagccaAGGCCATGGTGGTTTCTGTTTGAATCTGCAAAAAAGAATAGCAATCTCAGAGGATTCAATCTTAAATTCAACTCTCTGGAGACTTCTCTAATCTTCAGTGTCCATATCTAGCTAAGTGGATAGAAAAGCCTAAATTGACAGttcacaaaaaaggaaaaataatcaaTGACACCtcattcaataaaataataattacttCCCATAAGCTTCCAGCAAACAAAATAGCACAATCAGCAACATGGAAGCTAGGCCTTGAGATAAATGAAACAGAAAATATCCAATGATGAAAGCACATAATCACCTGCAACGCATCTCATGCCTTCTAAATGGATCCCCAAAGTTGAGGGAACTGACACGCTCCACACCATCACTTGACACATTTGAAACATACATGCTAATAGGGTGGGAGATATTGGTTGTATCATAGACGTTCACAAGGATAGTTTGTTTGCTCGCAAGCTGCTGAAGAAGCTTCTCTACAAGTGACTCAATGTCAAGGACTCCACCAAGATACCTGCTTGGAAAGGGAAGAAGCGTTAAAATAGTTGTGTAATTTGCTAACATGAATTGGCCATGAGAAGTTGCCAGTTTACTGATTCAACAAGTATTCCAAAATATTAGCTTACTCCAGAATGTGGATTCTAAAGGTTGAACAAGTTTGTTATCTTTTGTCTTTCTCTGGCAGTTCTGAGATTCTTTTCCCGCTATGAAGGAGAAACATATTCCAAAAGTTGGGTAGAGAGTGGGAGATTGTATAAAATCAGATGGCATACCCGTCAGTTGCTTGGATCCTTTCATTTGGAGTTGCATTAGAAGGAAGATCAGTTTTGTAAACTGCAAATGTCTTTATCACCCCAAGGCGATTTGTTTTAAGTAGCTTGAAGGGAGCTGTGAGAACACCCTTTCCTGATTCCCTCGCACGTAAAACATTCTCGCGATCTTCCTGTTTAGCACAATCATTTGTAAGGATCTTGCTCTGTACTTCCCCTTGTATGTGTGTGTAGCAgaaagtacaacaacaacaacaacaacaacaaacccagtatattcccacatcgtggggtatggggagggtagagtgcacgcagtccataccactacctctaaagaagtagagaggatgtttccgatagaccccggctcaagacagaacagtatatatagaaaaaaaaaatacatggaacatgataaaataacataggtatgaCATCTACCAAAAAATTGAACACTGCCAAACAAGGACACCAAAGCCCTCCTACCAATGCCTACGACTCAACCACACACCTTGgccctctatcctaatatttttcctccataccttcctattcTGGGTCATatcctcagtcagctgtaactgctccatgtcatgtttaatcacttccctccagtataaagtaaaatgactaaatataaaaaaggcagcccggtgtactaaagctactgctatgcgcagtgtccggggaagggccccaccacaagggtgtatcgtacacagttggaaatataaaagaagataCCTTTCCGGAGAGCATATCAACAGAAATTACATGTGCAATCGTATCCTGTGCAAAAATAACAGGGGCATATTCCACCTGAACTGGAGATGGTTCCAGGCCATCTCTATCATACTCATTGTCTTTGTGAACTGGAGTTTGTTCAAGTGTATCCATTCTCTTAATACTCCAACCATGTTGCTTCTCGAATTCCTTTCTTTCTGAGTGGAGCACTCTTACTGCATATGCCACCCCACTTGTAAGAGGCCTCTCAAAAGCTGTTCTTTCTGTGTATCTAGCAAACGTACACTGCAGGGGCAGAGttcttttcagtattttagtgaaTTAAATAGAAAGATTACTAAGTTGGTTCTTTAAGCTCAATGTAAACTAAGAATACGACAAAGacttaattaaaaagaaaaatttactgACTAACttctattttatcaaaaacaGGAGTATGGACTTCAACATAAAAGCGACAAGAAAAAAATGGTTCATGACCAAGCACAACAATTTATATGGTTTAGAGTTCATTATTCATGGGAGTATGGACCACATTGTCTATGGGTTCAACCACGGGAAATAGATAAATATGTGAAAAATCATTGAAAATTCCACAAATGTTTGATTTTGAACCCATAATTTGGAGAGTTCAGTACTAAGAACCTTAAGGATGAGCGGATCAAGTTTAAACCCAGGAACGGAGTACGGGTATAAAGCAAGTAAAAATTGTATAGtgttgaagaagatgaaattgTAAAGATGAGTACTTTGACCTGATCAATAGCTGAAGGGTTCCTAGAATGGTGGAAAGTTGAGATGAGAATGGACATGGCCTGCACATGATTCATGCTAACATTAAACTGATCCTGTAACATCCTAGCTCTCTCATCACACATACTTGTAAGtgtttcttttctcttttcaaaaGCTTGATTGTTCATGTACCAGAAGACTGAAAAAGAAacaataatccaaaataatagccATGCTATCAAAAGCTTCCTCCACCACTTGTTTCCCACTTTCCTGGTTCCAGGATAACAATAGTAAATCTTAGAACTCACCTCTGCTATTACTTCCAACAACTTCATCATTATCTGCTCCCCATCACCAAGCAAACTCTTGGTAGTCATAACTTCACCATTCATGGAAAAAACCAGAGACACAAACCAGTAACATAGAGTCAAAACTAGATTCCAACCAAACCCAATTACATGGAACAAACTCATCCAAGAAACCACCAACTAGCTTCCAACTCGGAAAGCATCAAACAAAGATCCTTTTCAGGGAAATTAACAGTCTAATAAACCTAACATACATTAAAGGTTCagaatttaggaagaagatgtgATGAggaatacaataaaaaaaagtgaatttgATGCTATCTTCCTCCAAACCCCCTTCATGAAATTAGGGGAATGCTGGAATTGACGAAGAAGATAAGAAACAgcaaaaatacaaagaaagaatCAAGGGATCCCCAAGATTCGAATTTTGTAATACAGAAAGAAGAATTTCGATTATTATTAACCCAGTAAGCTCAAAAAGAAGGAAACAATGGGCCAAATCAAAGATTCTCTCTAGGTAATTCTAGTCTGGAACACCCAAATAAGGCAGAAAACAACTATAATACCCTCAGACAAAGATTCTTAACTACTCTAGGATATGAAAATAACACGCTAGCTAGTCTTTGATCTCGCCTCCACTTTTTCTAGTATCAAGTAGCAGAAGTTTTGGAGTTTCAAGAGATAGCCACTCAATAATTTCTCTAAAGATTAATTTGTCAGTAAATATATGAACCTCAAagagaattttcttttttttttaaatgagtttTGGTTCACAAACACTAACAGCCTATTTGTATGGTGGGTTGCCATGATTTCGTAACGTATGGTATGATGTAGTATGGTATGATATAATATGATATGGTACAGTATTATATTTGAATGAATTGTATCATTTGTTGCAATTTAATaatagattttttatttgatttgatggtATGATACGGTATGGTAAcatataaatttactaaaatgcccctaattgTAATATATTTGAGATATTAACTCTTTTATCCATATCAGTGCTAGCGTAACCAGttctcctttttttcttgatGCTTCTCATAGTTACCCAATGATCCTTTTAAGACGCTAAATTCACAAGGGTATTTGCTAAACAAAAGTTTGACGAACGTAAACTAATACAATCGGAAAGTACTtttcaatcaataaaataattggtatacatgtatatatcttAGAGTTCAAANNNNNNNNNNNNNNNNNNNNNNNNNNNNNNNNNNNNNNNNNNNNNNNNNNNNNNNNNNNNNNNNNNNNNNNNNNNNNNNNNNNNNNNNNNNNNNNNNNNNGTAGTATGGTATGATATAATATGATATGGTACAGTATTATATTTGAATGAATTGTATCATTTGTTGCAATTTAATaatagattttttatttgatttgatggtATGATACGGTATGGTAAcatataaatttactaaaatgcccctaattgTAATACATTTGAGATATTAACTCTTTTATTCATATCAGTGCTAGCATAATCagttcttctttttttcttgatgCTTCTCATAGTTACCCAATGATCCTTTTAAGACGCCAAATTCACAAGGGTATTTGCTAAACAAAAGTTTGACGAACGTAAACTAATACAATCGGAAAGTACTtttcaatcaataaaataattggtatacatgtatatatcttAGAGTTCAAAAATCACTTCCCATGTATATGCTTTTTGTGCATTCACTTTGTTTTCCtgcatttcaattttcaattttttttgatcGAATTGAGTTTTTATTGGCGTTAAAAATTACTATTACTAAATAACTGTGattatttttctcactctttgaatttttatattgctAACACAAAGTCTTGCAATCTTCGATCTTGTTAACAAATGCATagtcttagcatgtattttgttgataaggataaaataagattaaagaaaattatataagggtataattgaaaaagaaaaatgaaaacacCATCAATTTGATGGTTCAATAAATTGCTTTATTCCATAGTTATTAAAGCATGAAATAGCAACATACCATAACACCATTTTTAGAAAATCATGAAAACAAACATGATTCCCTGAATAaccatatcataccataccatatcataccaCGAAAAACACCATCCAAACTGCTGTAATAAGCTACTCATAAAGAATCTGTAAAAGCAAAAACGAGAGGAATATGGTGGTGGTAGAAATGCCTTCTGCCACGGTCTGTTATCTCTCTATCCAATTTCTATCTACAtccaaataataaaagaaaaaaatactttagTAATGAAATGAACATATTCCcccttataataattaaaaaaataaagagcaGAAAAGTATACTTCCATCTCAGCAAGaaaatgactttttattttttttttaatttccctttttctctttctttttcatctttccaCTTAGCTTTGTGTTCCCATCGCCTTATCTATCCACACAAGACAAGTCCTATGGTTACACCCCAACTTGTTAAAACTCTCTATTCCATGTATGTCTCTAACATATTAATGGACAATATCAACCTTGCATGTTGAGCAATATATCATGCATAGCATCTAATACCTATAGGGGACGATGAATTAAGGgtgataaaaaaattttaaaataagatataggtgacttaattattaattattaagtgTGGGtgacaaaaattaaatgatgaattaaAAAATTGAGTCATGTGTGAGATTTGTActcaagttttttattttatgctttaGCCCAATATAAAATCCAAG of the Capsicum annuum cultivar UCD-10X-F1 chromosome 11, UCD10Xv1.1, whole genome shotgun sequence genome contains:
- the LOC107847554 gene encoding histidine kinase 3 isoform X3; translation: MSLFHVIGFGWNLVLTLCYWFVSLVFSMNGEVMTTKSLLGDGEQIMMKLLEVIAEAMSILISTFHHSRNPSAIDQCTFARYTERTAFERPLTSGVAYAVRVLHSERKEFEKQHGWSIKRMDTLEQTPVHKDNEYDRDGLEPSPVQVEYAPVIFAQDTIAHVISVDMLSGKEDRENVLRARESGKGVLTAPFKLLKTNRLGVIKTFAVYKTDLPSNATPNERIQATDGYLGGVLDIESLVEKLLQQLASKQTILVNVYDTTNISHPISMYVSNVSSDGVERVSSLNFGDPFRRHEMRCRFKQKPPWPWLAITTSTGILIIALLIGQIFHATINRIAKVERDYDEMMMLKKRAEDADVAKSQFLATVSHEIRTPMNGVLGMLHMLMDTNLDVTQQDYVSTAQASGKALVSLINEVLDQAKIESGKLELEAVCFDVRATLDEVLSLFSGKSQEKGVELAVYISDKVPNVLIGDPGRFRQIITNLVGNSIKFTEKGHIFVTVHLVEEVIESDEEIKIESLLKSTLSGLPVADKRQSWRSFVCFNQEGSTSFPSSSLDQINLMVSVEDTGVGIPLDAQSRIFTPFMQVGPSIARIHGGTGIGLSISKCLVQLMKGEIGFVSLPKIGSTFTFTAIFTNVCNNWNEKKSQQISNQSNSVSLDFHGMRALIVDPRTVRARVAQYYMKRLGVHTEVVSDLNHGLSYLRTDNGITNMILIEQEVWDTDLGKSSPFVKNLRKINASVSPKLFILANSINSSGAGVSANGFPTPFVIMKPLRASMLAASLQRAMGVGNKGNSTNGELSGLSLSKLLQGRKILIVDDNNVNLRVAAAALKKYGADVVCTDSGKKALTFLQPPHQFDACFMDIQMPEMDGFEATKRIREMESNINSCIQFGQLGPEAYGNVSSWKVPILAMTADVIQATNEECQKCGMDGYVSKPFEAEQLYQEVSRFFHIKPNQNT
- the LOC107847554 gene encoding histidine kinase 3 isoform X1, with the translated sequence MSLFHVIGFGWNLVLTLCYWFVSLVFSMNGEVMTTKSLLGDGEQIMMKLLEVIAEVSSKIYYCYPGTRKVGNKWWRKLLIAWLLFWIIVSFSVFWYMNNQAFEKRKETLTSMCDERARMLQDQFNVSMNHVQAMSILISTFHHSRNPSAIDQCTFARYTERTAFERPLTSGVAYAVRVLHSERKEFEKQHGWSIKRMDTLEQTPVHKDNEYDRDGLEPSPVQEDRENVLRARESGKGVLTAPFKLLKTNRLGVIKTFAVYKTDLPSNATPNERIQATDGYLGGVLDIESLVEKLLQQLASKQTILVNVYDTTNISHPISMYVSNVSSDGVERVSSLNFGDPFRRHEMRCRFKQKPPWPWLAITTSTGILIIALLIGQIFHATINRIAKVERDYDEMMMLKKRAEDADVAKSQFLATVSHEIRTPMNGVLGMLHMLMDTNLDVTQQDYVSTAQASGKALVSLINEVLDQAKIESGKLELEAVCFDVRATLDEVLSLFSGKSQEKGVELAVYISDKVPNVLIGDPGRFRQIITNLVGNSIKFTEKGHIFVTVHLVEEVIESDEEIKIESLLKSTLSGLPVADKRQSWRSFVCFNQEGSTSFPSSSLDQINLMVSVEDTGVGIPLDAQSRIFTPFMQVGPSIARIHGGTGIGLSISKCLVQLMKGEIGFVSLPKIGSTFTFTAIFTNVCNNWNEKKSQQISNQSNSVSLDFHGMRALIVDPRTVRARVAQYYMKRLGVHTEVVSDLNHGLSYLRTDNGITNMILIEQEVWDTDLGKSSPFVKNLRKINASVSPKLFILANSINSSGAGVSANGFPTPFVIMKPLRASMLAASLQRAMGVGNKGNSTNGELSGLSLSKLLQGRKILIVDDNNVNLRVAAAALKKYGADVVCTDSGKKALTFLQPPHQFDACFMDIQMPEMDGFEATKRIREMESNINSCIQFGQLGPEAYGNVSSWKVPILAMTADVIQATNEECQKCGMDGYVSKPFEAEQLYQEVSRFFHIKPNQNT
- the LOC107847554 gene encoding histidine kinase 3 isoform X2 is translated as MSLFHVIGFGWNLVLTLCYWFVSLVFSMNGEVMTTKSLLGDGEQIMMKLLEVIAEVSSKIYYCYPGTRKVGNKWWRKLLIAWLLFWIIVSFSVFWYMNNQAFEKRKETLTSMCDERARMLQDQFNVSMNHVQAMSILISTFHHSRNPSAIDQCTFARYTERTAFERPLTSGVAYAVRVLHSERKEFEKQHGWSIKRMDTLEQTPVHKDNEYDRDGLEPSPVQVEYAPVIFAQDTIAHVISVDMLSGKEDRENVLRARESGKGVLTAPFKLLKTNRLGVIKTFAVYKTDLPSNATPNERIQATDGYLGGVLDIESLVEKLLQQLASKQTILVNVYDTTNISHPISMYVSNVSSDGVERVSSLNFGDPFRRHEMRCRFKQKPPWPWLAITTSTGILIIALLIGQIFHATINRIAKVERDYDEMMMLKKRAEDADVAKSQFLATVSHEIRTPMNGVLGMLHMLMDTNLDVTQQDYVSTAQASGKALVSLINEVLDQAKIESGKLELEAVCFDVRATLDEVLSLFSGKSQEKGVELAVYISDKVPNVLIGDPGRFRQIITNLVGNSIKFTEKGHIFVTVHLVEEVIESDEEIKIESLLKSTLSGLPVADKRQSWRSFVCFNQEGSTSFPSSSLDQINLMVSVEDTGVGIPLDAQSRIFTPFMQVGPSIARIHGGTGIGLSISKCLVQLMKGEIGFVSLPKIGSTFTFTAIFTNVCNNWNEKKSQQISNQSNSVSLDFHGMRALIVDPRTVRARVAQYYMKRLGVHTEVVSDLNHGLSYLRTDNGITNMILIEQEVWDTDLGKSSPFVKNLRKINASVSPKLFILANSINSSGAGVSANGFPTPFVIMKPLRASMLAASLQRAMGVGNKGNSTNGELSGLSLSKLLQGRKILIVDDNNVNLRVAAAALKKYGADVVCTDSGKKALTFLQPPHQFDACFMDIQMPEMDGFEATKRIREMESNINSCIQFGQLGPEAYGNVSSWKVPILAMTADVIQATNEECQKCGMDGYVSKPFEAEQLYQEVSRFFHIKPNQNT